Part of the Paenibacillus sp. FSL R7-0273 genome is shown below.
GAGGGACAGCTGCGGAAATTGCTGAGGGGAGTGCAACAGGCATGAAAAAACAGGCCAATCTGGAACAGAGTCATCCGCTCTTCCGTCAGGTCTACGATTATATGGTGAACCGGATTGTGCGTGAGGAGTGGAAGGTGCATGACAAGCTGCCGTCGATCCGGGTGCTGGCTGAGGAGTTGCAGGTGCACCGGCTGACGGTCTTCAAGGCATACCGTGAGCTGGCCAGCAGCGGCAGAGTGTATGTAAAGGATAAATCCGGCTATTATGTCTCGCCTGCCGGCATGCTGCGCGAGGAGCGTGCTGATCCGAATGCGGATACCGCTGCGGTACCTGTCTATTCGCTGACTAATCCGATGTCTGATATTCAGCGTATGCCGGTTAAGTACCAGTTCTCGCAGGCGCTGATTGATCCCGGGCTGCTGCCCAACCTGTTCCTGTCCGATTATGTAAAAAAAGTGTTCGATCTCTATCCCAAGGTTATGGGCACGTATTCTTCCGTCCAGGGCGATCTGGAGCTGCGCGGGGTGCTTAGCCGGCACTATCAGGAGCATTACAAGCTGCAGCTGTCACCGCAGGAGCTGCTGATTACCTCGGGGGCTCAGCAGGCAATCAATCTGATTGCGGGTCTTGTGCTCGGACCGATGGATCATGTGCTGGTGGAGCGGCCGACTTACAGTGTGGCGCTTGATATTTTTCGCCGGGCGGGTGCCCGGCTGCTCCCGGTTACGATTACACCGGAAGGGTATGATCTGGAGGCGGTCGAGGAGCTGATGCGTACCTACCGGCCGCGGATGTTCTACATCAACCCGACCCATCATAATCCGACGGGCTATACCGTGCCGGCACGCCAGCGCAAGCTGCTGGTCGAGCTGGCGGAGCGTTACCGCTGCCTGCTGGTCGAGGACGATCCCTTCCGCGACATCTATTTCGGGGAGGCGCCGCCGGCGCCGTTCTTCGCCTATGATACGGAAGGCTGGGTCATCTACATCAGCAGCTTCAGCAAATACGTGGCGCCGGGGCTGCGGATCTGTGCGGTAGCCTGCCGCCATCCGTTCATGGAGCGGCTGATTACCGCCAAATCGATGGCGGACAACGGGTCGCCGCTGCTGAACCAGAAAATCTTCCTGCATTACTACACTTCGCCGCGCCTGCAGCAGCATCTGGGTAAGCTGAGGATTGCGCTGCAGGTGCATAAGGAAATTATGGAGGAGGAGCTGGCCGGCAGCGGCTGGGAATGGTCCGCGCCCGAGGGCGGGCTGAACCTGTGGATCAGGCTGCCGGACTCCGTCTCGGCAGCCGCGCTGCTTCAGCGCAGCATGGAGCACTCCATCTCCTTCGTGCCGGGTGCGCTGTGCGACCCGCTTGGGGAGATGACCTCCTGGCTGCGGCTCAGCTATTCCTTCGCCAGCGAGAACATGCTGCGCGAGGGCATGCGCAAGCTGATGCAGCTGGCGCGGGAGCTGTGAAGTGCGGGGCGTTCAAGCGGGTGAGGTTCCGTTGAAGGGCCTGGACAGACCGGACGCCGGGCAGCGGGAGAAGCTAGGGGCAGAGACGTAGACACATTTAGTGCCGGGAACGGGGCTGTAAGCGGGCTGTTGGGCAGAATGAGAGGCAGAAATGCCTTTGAATTGGCCGGAAGCGGGCTGTTGGGCGGAATGAGAGGCAGAAATGCCTCTGAATGGGCCGGAAGCGGGCAGCCGGGCGAAATGAGAGGCAAAAATACCTTTGAATTGGCCGGAAGCGGGCTGCCGGGCGGAATGAGAGGCAAAAATGCCTCTGAATTGGCCGGAAATGTGCTGCGGGGCGAAATGAGAGGCATAAAGGCCTTTGAATTGGCCGGAAACGTGCTGCGGGGCGGAATGAGAGGCAAAAAGGCCTCTGAATTGGCCGGAAGTTGGCTGCCGGGCAGAATGAGAGGCATAAATGCCTTTGAATTGGC
Proteins encoded:
- a CDS encoding aminotransferase-like domain-containing protein codes for the protein MKKQANLEQSHPLFRQVYDYMVNRIVREEWKVHDKLPSIRVLAEELQVHRLTVFKAYRELASSGRVYVKDKSGYYVSPAGMLREERADPNADTAAVPVYSLTNPMSDIQRMPVKYQFSQALIDPGLLPNLFLSDYVKKVFDLYPKVMGTYSSVQGDLELRGVLSRHYQEHYKLQLSPQELLITSGAQQAINLIAGLVLGPMDHVLVERPTYSVALDIFRRAGARLLPVTITPEGYDLEAVEELMRTYRPRMFYINPTHHNPTGYTVPARQRKLLVELAERYRCLLVEDDPFRDIYFGEAPPAPFFAYDTEGWVIYISSFSKYVAPGLRICAVACRHPFMERLITAKSMADNGSPLLNQKIFLHYYTSPRLQQHLGKLRIALQVHKEIMEEELAGSGWEWSAPEGGLNLWIRLPDSVSAAALLQRSMEHSISFVPGALCDPLGEMTSWLRLSYSFASENMLREGMRKLMQLAREL